The genomic region TGCATACGAATTTCATTTTCCGGTGAATTTAGCACTCTGAATAATGTTGTAATACTGCAGATAAATAAAATTCCCGAAATGAGGAAATTAGAGAGGAAAAAAGTTTGACCGTCTGTAGACGGTCAAAACGGtttgaaacaaaacaaatcaaatatgaaATCTGGTAAGcaatgtattttaataattcaattaaagttaaaatatacTACATTGCAATGGTTTAAAATACAAATCATATTAAAAGATTATTAATGAAAGTTATTTCGAGTGGAATTCcttgaaacaatttttgttagGCGTCAAACATAAGTTTATCTCACATTTAGAGCAATATATTTGAGCATCGGACTGTTTGCAATATTTCCATCTCCTTTTTCCTGATTTATCAAACATAGCGGAAATGTGTCCAGTGTTATCAAATCTGATGTCATCTATAGGTCTGACACATCTTTTCCCCTGGATTGTAGTTGGCTGACAGGAGGTTGTTGATGGTCTCCCTACTTTCTTTGGAAGCGAAAAAGAACAAAGGCCACAAGCGATTTTCTCGCGGAAGTCTGGAAGATTAATTTTATCGCTTGGATTGACGCGATGGTagagtatacatatatgcatttgtTACGGCCATATCGAGGAAATGGtaaaatattcagttcattgggTTGCGTGTCTTAAGTCGGATGTGGTATCGTCCCATCAGTCCATCCATCAAATCCACCCCTCCCATGTGGGTATTGTACTCTTTTATTATTTGCGGGCAGTCTATTTcgatatacaatttttgtttacgaTCGTAACGTGGTAATTTCGTTGAGACTGCTGTGGGGTTGGTCTTCAAAAACGGCATCACCCCTACATATGTTGATGCAAGTCGAACTGCTCTGTTATCCTTCCATGTCACTGTTGAAATGTCCACACCATATGCTAATATTCTTCGACTTTCTCACTTGGCAACTTTGAGTTTGGAATTCGATTAGAGCGAATAgttcccaaagaaaaaattcctTTTGCACGCAGATAAACTAAAAGAGGCAGTGAGgtataaaaattgtcaaaatacaAAATGTGGTTTTGAAATTCAGGGATCGATTGGCTTAGGCGAACTACTACGTTTGCTGTGGGATCGAGGTCCGGTTCTCCTGGAAAAACAGTGTTATCGCCCACTCCGATAAATACTTCAAACCATATCCAGAAGTGTCgcataaaacaaacaattttatacCCCACTTGTGTGGCTTATTCGGCATATATTGAGGTAGATGAAGCTTAGTTTTAGTTGCACACATTTGTTCGTCAACACAAAGGCGTGCTGTTTTTGGCAGGAGAGTACCGATAGGGCAATAtgggaatgaaatgaaatcatCAGGTTGAAAGTCAGGGTCAGAAATATCGTCGTCACTATCGAAGCCATCATCGTTGAGTTGCTCATCAACTGACATCATATATGCTTCTATCTCCTCATCCGACATCGTAGACAACTTACATTTTCTCATTTTGTCCATTACTTGAAAAAATACGTTACAAAATAGCCGATATATAAATGAAAGTCATATTTGGtatgaatatgtaaaatttCGCATTAGCCGTTATGACCGTCTACAGACGGTCATCAGAAAATGCTAGAATAATACTTATAACCTTCGGCTTACTCAAAAGAACAtgataaattatcaaaatatatattattttaagcttatcataaaattttaaagcatcagcataagtaaaaattgcaatttctttcGAATCGTAACTTCAccagttttcaaaataatttagttcACTTATCACACTGACATGCGGCACTCCACTAGCGTGTGCGCTCAAAATAGAGATAAAACTGAGATTGTTAGCTTCACTTTATAAAAAGCATACTCACAACAGTGCGGAGTAACGGTTTTTTATTCTAAGATAATATTTAAGGCGTAGttgttgccaaaaaattattgaccgTCTACAGACGGTCTAAACGGTTAGAGGGTTAAGTATTTTAAATGACTGGCCCTGCAAACCAACTATCTGCTATTTACACTGCTAAATTGTGGGTATCGTTCACTTGTGAAGTTGTGAGCTTTATagtaattagtaattttatGTTCTACGCCGTGCACTTGCTGCCTACTTCCAGTCTATACGTGTGATGCTTTTATTCGCTCGCACTAACAGAAATTTCTCATATACTGCTGTGCTGCTCTAATTGACATTCAAGTTGTGAATAATGTAGGTAACATGTAGTGAACAAAACCTTCTGAACTCATGAATGTTGTTGTTAACATGTAGTGAACAGAGTTTCATACACTAGTGAATTTCGTTGTTAACACATAGTTAACAGAATCTCTTCGACTGGGTAATTTTGTAGGTAATACTTACGGATCCTATATACAATAATCCTTCAAAATTACTGATACAAATGGTTATTTAttgcatattatttatttaatgaataattttaatatttatttagttaatttttagtttctaaagaaaattaatacaatatataataatttaatgagaaatgtatttttgtttttgcattagtttaaaattgaaaGTTAATTCAAGAGAGCATTAGTAtttaaatgttatttattttcccaaaaGAAAACTTTGCGTTTTAGtttttatgtacataatttagtataatatttacattctaAAATTAGGTTTTGGTGTTAGAAAATGAACATGAATTAAAGTAATTTAACATAGTAAAATTagctttagaaatattttagttttggttgttattttgattattcattttttgtttttgtttcctaaCGACTTGCTTATGTCTGTTGTGGCTCATTAGTAGCGCTTTCCGAATTTCTGCGATGACTTCGCTTTTCGGGGTACCATTAAATGTATCTGTTGGATATACATAAAAAAcatgttatatatataaaaaaaattataaacgaaaaaatgtaaataccgAAAATAATTTCCAGACTTTCGAGTCCCAAAAGCGCCGATTTATTGACTAGAAAAgataaaattaagttattattttcctcataatttttttcttttcccaatAAATTAGACAACGTTCTTTTACTCATTTTTCTAACTACGATACTTAACAAATACGTCCGCTgcgtgtaagtgtgtgtgtattgaTGTGTTctgtaagaaaaattaaacacaaatttcaataataagaaaaaatacatatgtacatatgtgaaaGATATAATATCAGACTAATAACGCacaattgaaaaattacaaaatacttaCTGAATCTGCCCTGCTAGCTTTGCTGGATGCTGGTAAATGTTGTATGTTGGTAAATGTTGCACGTCTCCCTTTTAATTAAATCGCTTACGAGCTACAAGTTAAggttaaaaaagatttattagtttaataatatagattatttacatatacatatgtagatatacaaaacttttcacaaattgcttatatgtatgtatatgtatgcatatttcttatacataaatggaaattgtatgcacgttctattggggtgtactgtttcatggtataaatttccttcgactgacgcttccaacgcggtatgtcattagctgatctgaaattacagtaaaaagttatagggttactcaatgggtcagtttaatatggccaaccctgtatgtaaatatttaaacagttgttgatttagttgtattttgtacgggaatatccccaaatccaaacgaatgatacgtcgtagagtggtccgagggatgtccaactgagcagaacgacgattacctgacgttcgcggcgatgactcgatactggctcgtacggccgcgatattttcgttagatcgtcttggccgctttttatttggacgtcgggtattagccacagtgccggaagacaaaaatcttttgtgcatttgcttgattgcgttctttgacggcgcacttttcactttatttttttttctccacgcacgttgcgtttttacaatcgagaaggaattttgaatgtacagctgaacaatttcagcgcgttctattggggtgtactgtttcatggtataaatctccttcgactgacgcttccaacgcggtatgtcaatagctgatctgaaattacagtaaaaagttatagggttactcaatgggtcagtttaatatggccaaccctgtacatatatgtgGGTCCTTTTAtctgttttattattaacaaatagttgtacaaataaaagaatttgatttgaatttgaatttgattgattacttgaaaaaaagaaaatatgctagcggcttaaaatttgtatctacacgGCTGCGCGTCTGTCTGCTACTCCCGTCTTCTTTCACAACACGTCGCGCTTGTCTATATTCAGTGTTGTCATCAGTGTTGCCAGAACATTTTCAGAAATAAAGCTagatggataaaaaaaaaagctaaaaaaagctaaaaaaaaatcgaaaaaaggctaaaaaaaaagctaaaagtaCAACGCCATTTTTACGTTTTATTCgttattttcattgtaaaaaaaaacaatacttagCATAACTATTTTACACATGTagtgaaacattaaatttaatttgtacttcaatttcataaaagtatatattgtatatacactgATGCTTTGcatcatataaatataaagctaCGAAACATTGcaatttgtatttcataaaatttttcataaaaaacaatctTAGCATAACTATTTTACACATGTagtgaaacattaaatttaatttgtacttcaatttcataaaagtatatattgtatatacactgATGCTTTGcatcatataaatataaagctaCGAAACATTGcaatttgtatttcataaaatttttcataaaaaacaatctTAGCATAACTATTTTACACATGTagtgaaacattaaatttaatttgtacttcaatttcataaaagtatatattgtatatacactgATGCTTTgcatcatatatgtaaatataaagctACGAAACATTGCAATTTGtacttcataaaattatttccacttccagttaacaaaataaaaaatgcgccTTTTACTAACTGCCCAACCTAATATAAACGCACGAACATAAACGACGTTTTTTGCTCTAACCGATATAAACACAAGTTTTCTTgataaaaatatgtgtgtatatgtcaaACCCTGGTGTCACGCAGAACCAAAATTGGAAATCAAATTAGGTTTTTACGCACGCAAATTAATTTATGTTACTTTCATACAACTTGTATGTACATGAgacaatttttgacaaaaagttaCCGCAATGCGTTTATATTAGATTGGGCTGTAAAAGTCTTATTATATTTCTATGTCAAAATTTTCTTCATCATCCGAGGAATAAGAATAAATACTGGAATTGTTCATGAGACTAATGAGATCTTTTGTTATGACAAAGTCATGACAGcacttcttttctttttttagtccATACCTTATacataaaattgcatttaacaTTGTAGTACTAGTCCTATTTCGCACCTTAGTTTTTACATTATTCATCGTACTAAAAATACGCTCAACCTCCGCATTGCTCAGCGGCAgaaccaaaaattcaaaaacaaaattagaaagaCTGGCAAAAGGATTTTCCCCGAACGCATTCTTATACTCCCGAACCTGTGTCCAAAATGCAACTGTGGAATCTATGCCTTCCCATTCGATTAGATGCAATTTCTTCCATTGCATTTCTATGTTACTTATCTCGTCAGATGTATATCTACATTTTTCTTGTTTGAAACTATCAAATATGTTTGTTTTTACAGCGCTCAGTGCTTTTTCcatagaaaagaaattaatatttttcaaagtgtCGATATTACTTGGCAAACGTTGGCGTAATTGCTCTATTAGTTTAATAAGAAAACTACGGCAGTTATCtcgtatatttttttctgtatctATATCATTAATGTTTGTTTTCATAAACTCCTCAAAGGAGTAATGGAAACAAGGAAGAGGAATTAATAACGGCAACAACGGAGAAGACAATGGGTCAAAAGTTTCTGAGGAGTAAGTAACAAGTGAGCAAAGATTTGAAAGTAGATACTTTAAGTCACTGAACATCTTGAGGGGGTCTACAGAATTGCTTTCAAAAAGCTTATTCACCATTTGAACTTCTTTTAATATAGGGCCAAGGAACATTAAATAAGCTAAATTTTCGTCAGAGAACAGATTTGCCAACAGCTTCGCTTTATGACAGCATTCCACTGTTGCAGCAATACCAAAGTGCGTTTTCAATTCCAACCATTGACTGGTTACTCTTTTAACGGCAACTTCGATAGACAGCCATCTAGTAGAGCAGGCTCTAACCATTTGTAAAGGTTCTAGCCCATCATTTATGGCAGCATACAACATGGAATAGCTATTTTGTCTACTTGCGGATTTAGAAAACCAGTTATATGTTTCTGatatcaaaaattcaattttattgggAAGTAATTTCGAAGCAGACGAAACAGCCAATTGGATCGAATGGCAAACACATGGAACTAAAACAATATTAGGTTGATGTTGCTTTAATAAAGAAATCACGCCTCGGTTTCTGCCTACCATAACACTAGCATTATCTGTTCCTAAGCCCCTTAAGTTTTTAATATCTAACCCAAACTCACTCAATGTTTTTAAGATTGAATCTACTAATCCTTTTGCCGTGCAATCCTCGATAACTGATAGTGTAAGAAATGTATTAACAATTGATTTGCTGGTAGCGCTATAATATCTTATCACTATTCCGAGGTACTTTTTAACGCTTATATCTGTCGATTCATCAATAATTAAGCTGTATGGATTGCTACCGATATCAGAAAgtaaccgatttttaaaatatggaCATAGCACATTTCGAATTAAAGCACTACATTTTGATCGAGCCAGTTTTATTCCTGTAGCTATTGAACTGTCGTGAAACGAGTTTCTTTGAATCGTAGATAAATGATCTACGGAACAGATAGCTGTGTGTGAAGCGACGTAAAGTGCGTTAGCTAATTCGGCTCGCTTTGTATCATAAATAATACCAACAGCTTTAAAAGAAATTGTTGCCTGCTTTCCTCTTAAAAATGGACCTGCTGTTGCTTTGTGTTTTTTCGTATTTGCATGCGCTATCAAAGTGCATAATTTTGGTGTCAATTTACAGCCGCAAAACTTACACAATATTTTGTCATCATATTCAGATATCCAATCTTTAAACCTTTTATCGCTGAACCAAGCTTTTCTCACTTGTTGGGTATATCTGCGCCACAAAAAAACgtcatttaatataaaaaacaataaaagcggCATGTGAATATAATACCTTTTGGTCTTTCTGCGCGGTGATTCCTCATCCGAATAGCTGCACGAACTTTCACTCTCGGATGTTTGTAAATCAATTCTTTGGGAACACCTGTTTAATACACAACTATTTATTTCACAATAGTTACTTCAGGGCTGCATGTTAACGTTAAATTTATcaataaacgaaaataaattagattttCGTTGCTTTTATTGATAATATTTACGTTAAACGGCAAACTCTTAGAATTTTCTTGAAAGTATGCAATACATttgtgcatacaaacatacataggtatgtatgtacgcacttACCTTTTAGTATTTTTCGGTTCAACTTCATTCAAATTGTCCTCTTCACTCGAAGATGTCTCAATTGGAGCCGGCAcagcttttttaaaatatctaataggtataataacataaatttaacaatttttacctTTAAATGCACAATTTTAACTTACCTTTCCATATTTCTGCAAATTTTACTCGATGCAACAACGCGGCGCGAATCGTTAGGAATGttcgaaaattattttgcatttatacATGGAAATGTTGGCGGTGAAAAGAACAGTGCAATAATCGATTGTTCGTGCTGCCATTCAGTGTTAAGCGGACACACACTATACATACTTTGTGGAGActagattaacaatttttatactatcgaattttattaatcttagaaaaaagctaaaaaaagctaaaaaaaattcgaaaaaaggctaaaaaaaagttagaagctaaattacattttttccggctaaacgaaaacaaaaaaagctaaatcTAGCTTGAAAAAAGCTAAAATGGCAACACTGGTTGTCATTCTCATTGTCGTTGTCGCTGTAGTTGTCGCTTTCGCTTGTGGGCTTTATATTGGGGTTGCCGCCTATTTCAGGGTTTCTCCAAtcccacatatatgtatatcacaaTTTTATTCTTATCCTACAAacgtgcatacattttttccaccaCAAATTGAAATGTATAATGCAAACAATTGGCTTCTTAAACTATGGCATATGCACATCTTTCTGGTTTGGATTAATCGCACTGATCCTGTGACACATTTCTTGGCCACACAATCATATCAATTCACTGCACAGTGTATAAACAAAAGCTATGACCAACCGCACTGGTCATGCCTTTCCATATATTCATTTTCACTTTCCATATCTTCCATTTCACATTCACTGATTTAATACTAACCGAGTCAGATGCAGATCCCTTTTAAATTTCGTGattgtattgtttttatattgctGTATATAGTATCGCCGTTTATATTGATGTATATAGTTTAAAAAAGATGTTATTAATACAAAATGGAAAAGATTAAATTAGAGgttttatacatatttcatgCACCAACcgtgcatatttacatacagtgTATGGAATGCaaagtattatatgtatgtaaattaattacatttattttgagaaatgtaaaaaaaattattttttcggagCAAGCTCCTTGTTATTTATTCACTTGTCAAATTAAGACTAACTGTTACAGAGTTACTTAAAGCTATTTTAACTTATCCATCACCTCATTC from Anastrepha obliqua isolate idAnaObli1 chromosome 2, idAnaObli1_1.0, whole genome shotgun sequence harbors:
- the LOC129239694 gene encoding uncharacterized protein LOC129239694 isoform X1, which gives rise to MERYFKKAVPAPIETSSSEEDNLNEVEPKNTKRCSQRIDLQTSESESSCSYSDEESPRRKTKRYYIHMPLLLFFILNDVFLWRRYTQQVRKAWFSDKRFKDWISEYDDKILCKFCGCKLTPKLCTLIAHANTKKHKATAGPFLRGKQATISFKAVGIIYDTKRAELANALYVASHTAICSVDHLSTIQRNSFHDSSIATGIKLARSKCSALIRNVLCPYFKNRLLSDIGSNPYSLIIDESTDISVKKYLGIVIRYYSATSKSIVNTFLTLSVIEDCTAKGLVDSILKTLSEFGLDIKNLRGLGTDNASVMVGRNRGVISLLKQHQPNIVLVPCVCHSIQLAVSSASKLLPNKIEFLISETYNWFSKSASRQNSYSMLYAAINDGLEPLQMVRACSTRWLSIEVAVKRVTSQWLELKTHFGIAATVECCHKAKLLANLFSDENLAYLMFLGPILKEVQMVNKLFESNSVDPLKMFSDLKYLLSNLCSLVTYSSETFDPLSSPLLPLLIPLPCFHYSFEEFMKTNINDIDTEKNIRDNCRSFLIKLIEQLRQRLPSNIDTLKNINFFSMEKALSAVKTNIFDSFKQEKCRYTSDEISNIEMQWKKLHLIEWEGIDSTVAFWTQVREYKNAFGENPFASLSNFVFEFLVLPLSNAEVERIFSTMNNVKTKVRNRTSTTMLNAILCIRYGLKKEKKCCHDFVITKDLISLMNNSSIYSYSSDDEENFDIEI
- the LOC129239694 gene encoding uncharacterized protein LOC129239694 isoform X2 yields the protein MERYFKKAVPAPIETSSSEEDNLNEVEPKNTKRCSQRIDLQTSESESSCSYSDEESPRRKTKRYTQQVRKAWFSDKRFKDWISEYDDKILCKFCGCKLTPKLCTLIAHANTKKHKATAGPFLRGKQATISFKAVGIIYDTKRAELANALYVASHTAICSVDHLSTIQRNSFHDSSIATGIKLARSKCSALIRNVLCPYFKNRLLSDIGSNPYSLIIDESTDISVKKYLGIVIRYYSATSKSIVNTFLTLSVIEDCTAKGLVDSILKTLSEFGLDIKNLRGLGTDNASVMVGRNRGVISLLKQHQPNIVLVPCVCHSIQLAVSSASKLLPNKIEFLISETYNWFSKSASRQNSYSMLYAAINDGLEPLQMVRACSTRWLSIEVAVKRVTSQWLELKTHFGIAATVECCHKAKLLANLFSDENLAYLMFLGPILKEVQMVNKLFESNSVDPLKMFSDLKYLLSNLCSLVTYSSETFDPLSSPLLPLLIPLPCFHYSFEEFMKTNINDIDTEKNIRDNCRSFLIKLIEQLRQRLPSNIDTLKNINFFSMEKALSAVKTNIFDSFKQEKCRYTSDEISNIEMQWKKLHLIEWEGIDSTVAFWTQVREYKNAFGENPFASLSNFVFEFLVLPLSNAEVERIFSTMNNVKTKVRNRTSTTMLNAILCIRYGLKKEKKCCHDFVITKDLISLMNNSSIYSYSSDDEENFDIEI